A window of Salvelinus sp. IW2-2015 unplaced genomic scaffold, ASM291031v2 Un_scaffold1458, whole genome shotgun sequence genomic DNA:
ttaattgaaatgcaatccaggtgactacctcatgaagctggttgagagaatgtcaagagtgtgcaaagctgtcatcaaggcaaagggtggttacttttaagaatctcaaatataatgtgtattttgatttgtttaacacttttttttggttactacatgattccatgtggtaTATCATAGTTTTGGTGACTTCATTATTCTATATTGTAGaaacaaatttaaaaataaagaaaaacccttgaatgagtaggtgtgtccaaacttttcactggtactgtatatgtacagaaataagacagatcctgcttctgttgcctgtttgagtgtttgtttaatagcctgctTATTCTGTGAGCACCAAGCCTGACTCAATGACATGTTAAGTAAACAAGTTCCCAAATTTTGTGAAATCTttgctttgctgtaataaaggcttttcactttttttctgttagaacagcctctctggtattatttataattgatttagtgtttacactgttccaaatgttCGGGAaaaataatacaagtaataaCACACCTTTTACTTGTCCTCTTATTGTCATTTATATTATTATCATAATTTCTAATAAGTaatatcattagtaggcttagtatagcagccttgtataaccaccattgattgagctgtaggcctaagagtgcatcctgtttagtcttaataccgtaacttacttaggcctatatttcaatactttatataggctactgtatcattcatttgttcatgtcatcacacagcatacgagtcattcatgatttcaaatgcaatcaagcattttagttttaaaataaagcAAGCCTTGAATAATTAGCTTAAACAATAAACTGTTCAATTTTGGAAATTGCATTCATGAATGAATGCGACTGTTTTTAGTTTTTGccgtaataaaggctttacaaaaaAATGTTACAACACACTCTATGGTACGCTtataatttgttttgtttacattgttccaaacggtcagggaaatgatattgtaatctaacCGCACCTGTTTGGAGCACATAATATGCACGCAGTGCTTGCTCCTTACCTTGtatttcttgatctccagtattttccacaactagtgaaatttattccacacatctgacttgcCCATTTACCTCATTAGCAACCAGTAAACATACCCCTGTTTCAAgtttgtcacgtcctctgcatccattttgctgttacGGCGTTCCCGaatttgttataaccaatttattgatgtgattatgatgggctataggtcaggccctattggtcacatcCATGGGATGCTTACATGTGTCACGTAATGAGAGCAAAAGTTGaaggaatagggaatgtttttcctaaacaaatgggATTTCcataacagaacttttcagtcagaaatggctgtaattatgttgcggcttcagcaacacggacagcaCGATTAACGCTGGTGgtcactgcagcagggaggaaagagtgacaacgggtgctagtcacacagtcactcgcTGTCTTTTCTTTTAAGCCCAGAGCAGCAAGTCTGAGCCCAGAtgggcacaatcaaatcaattgcttaTCGGACTCCCTCTAGGtcaaccaatattttttttagCCGGGGACAGCCATATTGCAGTCAGTATTCCCCTCGTTGATTGTTCCACGCTGTTATATGACACTTTTCAGTGTATGTCCTCTCTTCTTCAGGGGGTTGTGGAGCCCATGCAGATAGATGCTGACCCACAAGAGGACCAGCACAATGCACCAGATGTCAACTATGTGGTGGAAAACCCCACGCTGGTATGAGTCTATCCAGGGTTTCCCCCTACTAATATTGTAAAGGCCCACTTGTTTCATGTAGACTGGACTCCAATACAACACAAATTACACGTTTCTACTGAGATCAAATTAATCTATAGAATCGGTATGTGTAATATTGAGTGAAAAATCTcacggaggtgtgtgtgtctcggtctttctctctctaggacCTGGAGCAGTATGCGTCCAGCTACAGTGGTCTGATGCGCATTGAGAGGCTGCAGTTCATAGCAGAGCACTGTCCCCAGCTCCGGGCTGAAGCCTTGAAGATGGCCCTGTCCTTCGTCCACAGGACCTTCAACGTTGACGTGTACGAGGAGATCCACCGCAAACTCACAGAAGCCACCAGGTACGTGTAGCTGTAGCTCGGGCCACCAGGTACGTGTAGCTGTAGCTCGGGCCACCAGGTACGTGTAGCTGTAGTGCTCGGGTCACGAGGTACGTTGTAGTGGCTGTTAGCTCGGGTCCACCAGGTTACGTGTAGCTGTAGCTCGGGCCACCAGGTACGTGTAGCTGTAGCTCGGGCCACCAGGTACGTGTAGCTGTAGCTCGGGCCACCAGGTAGCTGTAGCTCGGGCCACCAGGTACGTGTAGCTTAGCTTATTGTTGGAAGGTGTCTTCAGTTCTTTTCGTTGAGTGTTTGATtcatttgaggtgtgtgtgtgtgtgtgtgtgtattcagagAGGTCCAGGTGGCTACAGATGTCGTTGTGGAGGGCGGGGCAGTCGATCCCCCTCCTCTGGACACAGCGTGGGCCGAGTCGACCAGGAAAAAAGCCCTGCTCAAACTGGAGAAACTGGACACTGACCTGAAGAACTACAAAGGCAACTCCATCAAAGAGAGCATCAGGTGGATTGGAGAAGCTACGGTTGTTAGCACCAAGTAGATAATAAACCCGATTTGAATAATCCTCACCTCCGAGAGGATCGGCCTGAGTAAGGTGCTGGATTGATTTCTAAATATTGATCACTTAGAAGTAATCACTGAGTAGTTGACAAGTAGTACTAGTTTTTAATGTAAGGTAATTTGCAATGAAAAGTtgtaaagttaatttgtagatcagtcattcTGCATAGTGTTTTGTTCAGGCCAAAGGGGAAGAAACAGACATTTTCCTTTCCTGCCTATATttgacatttcagtcatttcGCATATgctctaatccagagcgatttacaggagcaattagggttaagtgctatGTTCAagtgcacatcgacagattttccaCCTAGTAGGTTACTGGCCCGACGCCCTTAACGGCTAGGCTACCTTCCACCCCTCTGGTACTGACCCGAACCCTCTCAATACTATTTATTTTCACTTCAGGCGGGGTCATGATGATCTTGGGGACCACTACTTGGACTGCGGTGACCTCAGCAACGCCCTCAAGTGCTACTCCAGAGCCCGAGACTACTGCACTAGCGCCAAGCATGTAATAAACATGTGTCTTAATGTCATCAAGGTATGTCATCATTATAGTTAGTGGTCAATGTTCTGATGTATTATTTTTTGTCCAGAGAGCAGAAGGGATAATTTTTTAAGGGCGCCAATAGAGAGGGCAGCCGAGCTTCTAGCCCCAAGGCAATTTtattttacaagcatttcgctacacatttcgctgcaataacatctgctaaacacgtgtatgtgaccaatgagatttgatttgatattcctctctctcattctctctccctcactcgctTGAACTCTTGCTTTCTCTGTGATCTAAGTAACTCCACTGACAAACACTAGAGGGCAGTCTTGAAATTTGTGTCCTATAGGGTTCCTTACTGAAATGTGTTTTCATCTATCAGGTTAGCGTCTACCTCCAGAACTGGTCCCACGTCCTTAGTTATGTGAGCAAAGCTGAATCCACTCCAGAGATAGCAGAGGTAAGTTATGGgttcctctgagagagagaacttAAGTCTTCTACTGTCTTCTAAAAGACAAACCCAGAAATGTTCTTCTTTACTGAAGGAATGTCTTCTTCTTTACTGAGGGAATATCTTTGTTCTTTTTGTTTCAGCAACGAGGGGAGAGAGATTGCCAGAGTCAGTCAGTCCTCACCAAATTAAAATGTGCTGCAGGTAATTCACTCTTTGTTGTGCTACAAAGAGATGTACAGAGCAAATTttccagtgttaaattaacaatgAGGGCTCTATTTTCAAACATACTGTTTTCAAACGCATGCTCTTTGGCGATTTCGACTTGTAAAAGTCAGCGCTCTGCTATTTTCCAATTCTGGCACCAGGGTTGGTAAGTCACCGGTCATATCAGCTTGCTTGCGCTAGGGTTGGAgtggtggaaatatttgaggtgtgtccttaaatgTGCGCCATTGTGCCAATTTCAAGCGGCGCTACTGGTGATATTTAAGACTCACCAAAAGCTGGTCTTAGCTGTAACGCAATTGGTTATGGCATCGATTTTGCCAGCGGAGGCGCACAGTAGCCTAGTCTTCCCCTTTCATCTTTTGCACCTAACTGTTAAATCGCAGGAATTACGATCACTGTCATTGGTGCTGAATCCACTTGTAGCCATGGCTATtagcctgtttgtttgtttacctttcaCGTTTCACAGACCATATCAACGGCTATGGTAGCCTAATCATATTATAACATTTGGGCAATGTCCAATTGTCCATGGCTCGAACATTTGGTGCATTTTCAAAATGCGAATGCAATGTGTGTAAGCTAATTTTTTCATATGGAAGCCAATTGGCTACATGTTTGTTATAACTATGCCTGTTGAAGGGTTAGTGTATACTATTGAATAAGCTATATTCAGTGGATAGGACAAACATCCATGCCTCCTGCCGAAGCTCTTAGGCCTACGTGTGCACGATcctatttagaaatattgttgttgatttaaaagactgattgtttttgtttaatttgattaacTTATTAGAAAGATTTACCATCCATGGGTTTATGGTGAGAACATACATGGCTCGAATGCAATGCTATTTCTGGAGAAGTGCAAATATGATTGCCAAGATGGTTCCATGATGTTTATAAAACATGACATTAATAGCAGTATAACGGTGAGTGGACATTCCCCCGCTCTCTTTGTATTGGCTCCTTATCCAGCTCCTGTGAAACGTTTGGCTGTGCATAAAACCCTTCATAGTCTGCCTTTATGGTGTCTAAATACAGTTTCAGGCATTACCTTTTTAAAACAAGttaaatatttattacattttgatTATAATTTTACACTGTcttttttaggccttatcaatagccTAGTGAATTTAATCTTACTTATTGACTATGTTTGCCATGTCCAGACTACAATTTACAACAGGCTACTGTTTATATCAGTGTAAATGcaattagaacaatgtggactccAAACATgttcaaaacattttgcaaatatGGGGCAGGCTATTTAACGAACTAGGTTATAACGGACTAACAtttgaattggagttgatgacaacgcaatacataaaagactgtaaatgcacaacttgaagcaaccacatatttagccatggagcacgttctgattggccactGAGGGGCCAAACCTCGACACACCTAcaacaacttgtttattcatcaaaacccagccctttcgcacAACCGCCAGCTTACCTGCCCAGAATTCCGGTTgcaaaaatagcaaaaatatttgggtatctgtacttcactatttacatttttgacaacttttactcttaCTTTACTACTTTCTTAaataaaagaatgtactttttactcRatacattttccctgacacccaaaagtactcattacatttttaatgcttagcaggacagaaaagtgtccaattcacacacttatcaagagaatatcgctgctcatccctactgcctctgatctggtgaactcactaaatacaaatgttttgtttgtaaatgatgtctgagtgttggaatgtgcccctggctatcgtcaattaaaaaaagaaaattgtgcctactggtttgcttaatataaggaatttgaaatgattcatactttactttaatacttaagtatattttagcaattacatttacttttgatacttaagtatatttaaaaccaaatacttttagacttttactcaattagtattttactgggtgactttcacttttacttgagtcattttctattcaggtgtctttgcttttactcaagtatgaaaattgggtactttttccaccactgaccaaGTCAGATCCGAAGCTATTATGTCAACATTAAAATGCTATTTTTTAAAGGCCCAATACAACCATTtgtatataaaataatttctagataacaattaaataccttactgtaatagttttccatttAAAATGGCCAAAAATAGCTTGTTAGCAAAAATAATCATTTCTCAGGCAAGATTTTTgcaaggactgtctgggagtggtctgaggtaGGGAAGGGAActtaaactagctgttattgggaGAGAGctctttatctttatttttattatatctgtttatttttatttatttttattacatttcaaATTACCATAATAGCAAATAAAAATAGGACATCactacaagtatatatttttcttaatgtTATTGTATGTTTCTTAATTAAAATAAAGCAAATCAATAAAAATCACTACGCGTTTCAAAACTTAAAGtacctcaaataaaataaatataatcaaGTCAGGGGTTACACCTATGATAGAGTTGTAAGAATTCGtagatgttttgttgttattGACTAATTCTAGAGATTTTACTATTTGAtttcaagtaaaaaatatattgcatTTCGGTACAGatttcaaatgtttgtttttgtgtatgtaaaATTTACCAGAGAGAATGAAGAACATAATGACGAATTCAGTAGCTTTATTGTCATTTGAATAATAACatattacacattttatttattaatcaatttaccgcctggtgatgtcaccaggcaagccgaaactcccgcccatgcaaacAAGCTGATTAGAAGGTTCTTTGTAAATTTTATTTTCAACCAGGAAATAGCACTGATCTAATCTTTTCACACATTTtaaagtgttagtttcatcagctgttgcacaattttatacaaaacacaggaaaaattGGGCCTTTAACACAATAGAATACTTATTTAATATGCCTTAATTTTAGgtcctagttttaccctaataaaGTGGCATGAAACTCATGTCTTACAGGCCACAGCatgcctgcaagtcacattatgctggtttgcaaattgatgtgtaattcctattgaaattcagccagagtggggatatccaaaCTTTGGCAaaaatcacccacaacctgcattcacaATTACTGCCAGGGTTGGCTAAGACTAaatatgagactacctaaagcaTCTAAACTGGAGCAACCATTTCAGTAGTAAGTAAtatattggattagtttagaaaatgtatgtctgttttatatttgagtagcataagattaattacTCAAtgtgcaaaaacatagatattgaaacaaacaatttaaaaaaaatctgcctgcaaaagagcatgctgggaaatatgacaatGATGCGTGTGGTTTTGATTCAACTCTAGTATTAATACCAAaactggggttattttacaccaatgTGTGTTCATTTAacacactgaaaaatcaacatgtAGGTAACaatggccaatttgctgtgtacaacagttgaagtcggaaatgtacatagacttaggttggagtcattaaaactcgtttttcaaccccaccacacatttcttgtgaacaaactatagttttggcaaatcggttaggacatctactttgtgcatgacacatgtaatttttccaacaattgtttacagacagattatttcacttataattcactgtatcacaattccagtgggtcagaagtttatatacactaagttgactgtacctttaaacagcttggaaaattccacaaaaggatgtcatggctttagaagcttctgattgactcaaattatgtcaattagcctattggaggtgtacctgtggatgtatttcaaggcctaccttcaaactcagtgcctctttgcttgacatcatgggaaaatcaaaataaatcagccaagacctcagaaaaaattgtagacctccacaagtctggttcatccttgggagcaatttccaaacgcctgaaggtaccacgctcatctgtacaaataatagtacgcaagtataaacaccatgggaccactcagccgtcataccgctcaggaaggagatgcattctgtctcttagagatgaacgtactttggtgcgaaaagtgcaaatcaatcccagaacaacagcaaaggaccttgtgaagatgcttgaggaaacgggtacaaaagtatctatatccacagtaaaacgagtcatatatcgacataacttgaaaggccgctcagcaaggaagaagccactgctccaaaacccataaaatagccagactacggtttgcaactgcacatggggacaaagatcgtacttttggagaaatatcctctggtctgatgaaacaaaaatcgaactgtttggccataatgaccattgttatgtttggaggaaaaagggggaggcttgcaaaccgaagaacaccatcccaactgtgaagcacgggggtggcagcatcatgttgtgggggtgctttgctgcaggagggactgatgcacttcacaaaatagatggcatcatgaggcaggaaaagatgtagatatattgaagcaacatctcaagacatcaatcaggaagttaaagcttggtcacaaatgggtcttccaaatgacaatgaccccaggcatacttccaaagttgtggcaaatggcttaaggacaacaaagtcaaggtattggagtggccatcacaaagcctgacctcaatcctatagaacatttgtgggcagaactgaaaaagcgtgtgtgagcaaggaggcctacaaaatgactcagttacaccagctctgtcaggaggaatgggccaaaattcacccaacttattgtgggaagcttgtggaaggctacccaaaacgtttgacccaagttcaaccatttaaaggcaatggtaccaaataggaattgagtgtatgtgaacttctgacccactgggaatgtgatgaaagaaataaaagttgaaataaatcattatttatactattattctgacatttcacattcttaaaataaagtggtgatcctaactgacctaagacaggggatctttactaggattaaatgtcaggaattgtgaaaaactgagtttttaaatgtatttggctaaggtgtatgttaacttccgacttcaactataagtGTTTTCACCCGTTCTCTAGAAGGTATAAAAACACTAACAGATGCCAACCTTCAACAAACACGCTAACAACAGATGCCAACCTTTAAAAGGTGCAGACGCTCATGCTAATAATTTGTTTAAATTGATTAGTTTTAAACCGACTAATCCATTGTGCTCTTACCGGCTTTTCTCCCCACACACTCTTCCAGGTTAATTTGACCTCTCGTTGTTATTCCTCCTCCCCGTCTATCTGGCTCTGTCCCCCAGGCCTAGCAGAGCTGGCCTCCAGAAAGTACAAACAAGCAGCCAAGTGCTTCCTGCTGGCCTCCTTCGACCACTGTGACTTCGCTGaggttagtctgtctgtctgtgacttcACTGAGGCCTGTTGGCTTGCCTGTCTGTCGgtttgcctgtctgcctgtctggctgtGCCTGTCTGCAAgtgcctgtctttctgtctgtgtagTACCTTAAAGGTGAAGTCTGTGACTTCCCTGAgttgcctttttaaaagtgaGCTCTGTACCTTCGCAGTCCCCTGTGGCCAGAGAAAGTAAGAACATGCATAAACTAAATGTTGATGAATGTAGAGTTTTCCACCATGTGTTATTGTTTATCAACAATTGCTACTAGACAAATGCATAGTTTTGTTTCAGTTGATGTACCAATGTCCTGTACTGCATGGCgttattgattgtgtgtgtgcgtgcgtctccAGCTCCTGTCCCCCAGTAATGTAGCTGTGTACGGAGGGATGTGTGCCCTCGCCACCTTTGACAGACAGGAGCTGCAGAAAAACGTCATCTCAAGCAGGTGTGTCCGTGTGTACGCCTGTGTTCTGCTGTATAaactgtgtgtgttcatgtcctACTGTCCACCATCATTGATTCATGTCTTTATGTCATCCCAGCTCCTTTAAATTATTCCTAGAGTTGGAACCTCAGGTCCGTGACATCATCTTTAAGTTCTACGAGTCAAAGTACGCTTCCTGTCTCAAAATGCTGGATGAGATCAAGGTGAGATTGATGTTTTAAAGATCTAAGATCAGTAATCAATACTAATGATGCATTGGTGTGAATAACACAAAACAGGTACAGTAGAAGTTGGAAACGGGAATGAAACAAAGTAACTAAAGCAGGTAACATGATTTGAAACGTTGAAAACAAAGATGCGTTTTCAttatgttgatgatgatgttgataacACGTGTTTGAAAGCTGTCCTAAATTCAGACTgccactctcttttctctcaggaTAACCTGCTGTTAGACATGTACCTGGCCCCCCACGTACAGACCCTCTACACACTGATCAGGAACAGAGCTCTCATACAGGTGAGACGGACGGGACAGAAAAAAAATTTCTCCAGTACTCCATATAATACTGAACATCACCATCGGGTATTCTGTTGTCTTCCTTGTACACTCACAACTATGTTTGAGTTCTAATAATCAATTTGTCAATCAAGGGTTCCCCATCAACTTAAATAATACGCAATCATGCGTCTGGAGGGAAAGAATCAGATACAAAACGTTTTTCTCTGTCATACTTCTAGCTCAGGCAGCGATCAAAACTACATTTAGCTGAGGATTCTGAATGACTCTGACCCCTAGCGGCAAACATCTACAGGGGATAAGTCCcaaacgacaccctattccctatatggtgcactacttttgaccatagctcTAGGGTGTCAATTGGCTGCCACT
This region includes:
- the LOC112070914 gene encoding COP9 signalosome complex subunit 1 isoform X1, coding for MPLPVQVFNFQGVVEPMQIDADPQEDQHNAPDVNYVVENPTLDLEQYASSYSGLMRIERLQFIAEHCPQLRAEALKMALSFVHRTFNVDVYEEIHRKLTEATREVQVATDVVVEGGAVDPPPLDTAWAESTRKKALLKLEKLDTDLKNYKGNSIKESIRRGHDDLGDHYLDCGDLSNALKCYSRARDYCTSAKHVINMCLNVIKVSVYLQNWSHVLSYVSKAESTPEIAEQRGERDCQSQSVLTKLKCAAGLAELASRKYKQAAKCFLLASFDHCDFAELLSPSNVAVYGGMCALATFDRQELQKNVISSSSFKLFLELEPQVRDIIFKFYESKYASCLKMLDEIKDNLLLDMYLAPHVQTLYTLIRNRALIQYFSPYVSADMTKMSQSFNTTVLSLEDELTQLILEGLINRTYRLSQQDPVCAGCRSAEPHV
- the LOC112070914 gene encoding COP9 signalosome complex subunit 1 isoform X2; protein product: MPLPVQVFNFQGVVEPMQIDADPQEDQHNAPDVNYVVENPTLDLEQYASSYSGLMRIERLQFIAEHCPQLRAEALKMALSFVHRTFNVDVYEEIHRKLTEATREVQVATDVVVEGGAVDPPPLDTAWAESTRKKALLKLEKLDTDLKNYKGNSIKESIRRGHDDLGDHYLDCGDLSNALKCYSRARDYCTSAKHVINMCLNVIKVSVYLQNWSHVLSYVSKAESTPEIAEQRGERDCQSQSVLTKLKCAAGLAELASRKYKQAAKCFLLASFDHCDFAELLSPSNVAVYGGMCALATFDRQELQKNVISSSSFKLFLELEPQVRDIIFKFYESKYASCLKMLDEIKDNLLLDMYLAPHVQTLYTLIRNRALIQYFSPYVSADMTKMSQSFNTTVLSLEDELTQLILEGLINRTYRLSQQGTHTRIDSHSKILYARDVDQRSHTFEKSIHMGKEFQRRAKAMILRAAVLRNQIHVKSPPREGSQGELNSANSQSRMSTNM